The genomic interval CTCCGGCGGCCAGCGCCAGCGCGTGGCGATCGCCCGGGCGATTGCCTCGCACCCCAAGATCCTGCTGCTCGACGAGCCGCTGTCGGCGCTGGACGCCAAGCTGCGCGAGTCGATGCAGGTGGAGATCCGCCAGCTTCAGCAGCGCCTGAACATCACCACCATCATGGTCACCCACGACCAGCGCGAGGCCATGACCATGGCCGACATCGTGGTGGTGCTGGGCGAGCACCGGGTGCAGCAGGTGGGCACGCCCATCGAGATCTACCGGCACCCGGCCAACGAGTTCGTGGCGGACTTCATCGGCTCGGGCAACATTTTCCCGGCCACGGCGCTGGGCGACGGCAAGGTCGTGCTGCCGGGCGGCGATGCGCTGCAAGTGCCGATCTGCAGCAGCATCGTGGTGGGGCAGAAGGTGAAGATGCTGATCCGCCCCGAAGACCTGCAACTGTCGGCACCCCAGGCGACGGCGGGCAACCGGTTGCTGGGCACGGTGACGTTCGTGCGCGACATCGGCGCGACCATCGAGACCACGGTGGAGTGTTCCGGGGTGACGTTCACCGCATTGAGCACGCCGTGCCAGGACATCGGGCTGGGGATCGGGCATCCGGTGTCGGTGACGCTGCCGTCCGAGGCGTGCCGGGTGCTGGGGGCTTGATCCGGATGTGATGCCGGCAGGCTGGCTTCCACATGGAACCCGTGATCAACACACATCCCCTGTGGGAGCGGGCTTGCCCGCGATAGGGCCAGCCGCAGCACCGCAAAAATGGATCAGACCGTGAGCCGCAACCGCGCCAGATCCCACAGTGAATCCGTGATCAACACGCATCCCCTGTGGGAGCCAACCTGTTGGCGATAGGGCCAGCCGCAGCACCGCAAAACACGGATCAGACGGTGAGCCGCAACCGCGCCAGATCCCGCAGCGGCGGCGCGCCGAACAGCCGGCTGTACTCGCGGCTGAACTGCGAGGGGCTTTCATAGCCCACCCGATACCCCGCCGCCGAGGCTTCCAGCCCTTCGGTCAGCATCAGCCGCCGGGCCTCTTGCAGGCGCAGTTGCTTCTGGTACTGCAACGGGCTCATCGCCGTCATCGCCTTGAAGCGGTGATGCAGGGTCGAGACGCTCAGGTTCACTTCCCTGGCCAGGTCATCGATGCGCAGCGGCTGTTCGAAGTTGCCGTTGAGCCACTTGATCGCCTGGCTGATGCGGTGGCTCTGGCTGTTGGCGATGGCGATCTCGTACAGCCGGTGGCCCTGGGGGCTGCGCAGCAGGCGATAGAGGATCTCCCGGCGGATCAGCGGCGCGAGCATGGCGATGTCTTTCGGTGTGTCGAGCAGGCGCGCCAGGCGCAGCACCGCGTCGAGCATGGCGCTGTCGATCCGTTCGACGTACAGGCCGCGCCCGGTCGGCCGGGTCGGCACGCCCATGGGGCCGGCGTCGGCGATCAGCGCGGTGATTTCCGCCGGGTCGATGTCCAGGCGCACGGCCAGGATCGGCTCGTCGGGCGAGACGTTCACCACCCGTCCGCTCAGCGGCATCGAGACCGAGACCACCAGGTAGTTCAGCGGGTCGTAATTGAAGTATTCGTCCGCCAGCCGCACCTCCTTGCGTCCCTGGGCCATGATGCACAGCGCCGGTTGCGCGAGCACCGGGGCGAAGTCATGGGACCGGGAGTGGCGGGACATGAACAGCGAGCCGATGGCCGTGGCGTAGCTGCCGTCTTCCGAGGTGTTGCGGCGGATGAGCGTCGCCAGTTCCGCACGCTGCTTTTCCATGTCGGCGTCCAGCGGGGCTGGAAAATGTTCGGGTGACGTCATGCACGGCCTCCTCGGCAAGGGCGGTGAAGTGGGGCAGAGCATAAGTTTGTGCAAGCGCGAGCGGTAGACACATCCTGTCAAATGCTTGCCTGATCCTGCACGGGGTTGCCAAGGCCCCCAGACATGACAGGACGCAGGCGGGCAAACTTGCTCGAAACCCGTATGACAGCACCGTGACAGGCCTTCACACTTTTTTACAGGGTTTTGAGCCAGTCTCGCAGGATCGTGCAAGGCAACGGCAGGAATCGACTAACGGCGCCCGGCACGCGGCCCGTAACCTTGGATCCTGTCGCAGCCCGTCCCCGGCTGCCACGCGACTCCCTGGGAGGGATTGAACATGTCCAAGCAAATTCCCGTCAGTCATATGGCCTTCATCCGCGCGCGTGCCGGGCGTTCGGAGGAACTGGGCGTGCGCCTGAGCGCGCTGATCGAGCCGTCCCGCGCGGCCCCCGGTTGCCTGAACTTCGCCTTGCAGCATTCGCAGTGCGATCCGCAGTTGTGGCTGGTGTCCGGCTTCTGGAGCAGCCAGCAGGCGATGACCGCCTATTTCACAAGCCCGTCCATGGAGGTGTTCGGCGAGCTGGTGCAGGACCTGGTGGTCAACAGCGTGGATTTCCACACGTTCAAGGAAGTGTCGGCCGCCCAGGCCCTCGGCGACTGCGGCGCACCGGTACACAAACTCGCCGGTTGAGGGTTTAATGGCCGGCCTATTTGACTGAGCCGGAACCTGAGACATGGCACGTAAAGAGTTCGCACACTTCGAAGCGGTTTCCGCTGTGGTCCCCGTCGAGCTGGGCGGCAACAAGGGCTATTACGCCGCCATTGCGGTCAAGGCCCTGGTCGATGGCGGCGCCCCGCGCTTCCACAAACTGCTGGATGAACAGGTGTTCGCCGGCGCCATCGCGGCCGACGACGCCGCGACCCGCGAGCTGGAACGCCTTCAGGGCGTGAGCGACGACGCCGAACTCATCTGGTGAGCCTCACTTGACCGCACCCGGTCGCCACATCTTGAACAACGCTTGCGGCCCCAGCTGGAAATAGTCCGCCGGCCCGCCGCCGCGCAGAATCGGTTCTGCGGCGGCGGTGTCGTAGATCCCGTCCTTGAGCAGCCATTTGGCGATGTGCACGGCGACCACCTCGCCGAGGATCAGCCAGCTCGGCACTGTCTCGCCATCCGCCCGCTGCAGCTGAATGATCTGGCTGACCTTGCATTCGAAGGACACCGGGCTTTCGGCCACCCGCGGCACCGCAATCACTTTCGAAGCCACGGTGGTCAAGCCCGCCAGTTCGAACTCGTCGACCTCAGGCCCCACTGCCGCGCAGCTCTGGTTCATCTGCTCGGCCAATGGCCGGGTGGCGAGGTTCCAGGCGAATTCGCCGGTCTGCTCGATGTTGTTCAGGCTGTCTTTGCGGCCCACGCTCGAGAACCCGATGATCGGCGGGATGTAGTTGAAGGCGTTGAAGAAGCTGTACGGCGCCAGGTTCAGCCGGCCTTCGGCATCCTGCGAGGAGATCCAGCCGATGGGGCGTGGGCCGACGATGGCGTTGAACGGATCGTGGGGCAGGCCGTGGCCGTTGGCGGGTTCGTAGAAGTGAATGTCGTCGGGCATGGCGCGGGCGGTCCTGGAAGGCTGTGTTCTGAGGGGCCCAATAGTGCAAGTGCAGGGCGCTGATTGCCAGTCCGGTGCAAAGGCCCGTGGGCTCTTGTCTTGAATCTGGCCTGCGGTGCCCGGGCTGGCGTCATCGCTGGCAAGCCAGCTCCCACAGGTTTTTTGCTTGGGAACGGGCAGGTGTGTCGCTGCAGAAATGAACAAGCCCGGCATTGGCCGGGCTTTGGTGTTTGCATCCGCGGTTCAGCTGATGGCCGCGGCGGTGCCGGTCTTGTCGAAGCCGTCGGCGGCGATGGCGTTGGCGGTGCCGGTCTTGTCGAAGCCGTCGGCGGCGATGGCGTTGGCGGTGCCGGTCTTGTCGAAGCCATCAGCGGCGTAGGCGCCGGAAGTGGTGTGTTCGACCGAGGCGCTGGCGCCGGAGATGAAGTCGGCGGATTTGGTCTTGTCCGAGCCGTCGGCGGCGAAGGTGTTGGCGGCCAGGACAGACAGGGTCAGGGCGAGGATCAGTTTGGTGTTCATGGTCGTTTCTCCGGATTCGTTGGCGTTGTGTCTTGCTTGAGTTGAATGCTACGCCAATAAAATTGATTAAAAAGCGCAAAATAACGTTAATAACAATCGATTAACTAGATATTAAGGGCGCCGCGTTCGATTCGCTTCCGTCCTCGGGGCGAGCGGCGCGCAGTCAATCGATCAGGTGAGTGCAGGATGGGGCAGCGGCATTAACCGGTGATTAATCGCTGTTTTGGCCCGTGTGACAGATTTTTCATGGAACGCCGACCGGTTTTTCACCCCGCGGACGCCAGTCTGCCGGCGGCCAGAAATCGAACAACCGGCCGTCACACACGGGAGCTCTTGCGTTCATGAACAAACTGCCTCAAATCACCCTGGCGTTCTGGGTGATGAAAATCTGCGCCACGACCCTGGGGGAAACGGCGGGGGATCTGCTGTCGATGACCCTCGACGTCGGTTATGCGATCAGCTCGCTGATCCTGATCAGCGTGTTCGTCCTGACGCTGGTCACGCAACTGATGGCCAAGACCTACAAGCCGTTGCTGTACTGGATCGTGATCCTTTCCACCAGCACCGC from Pseudomonas ekonensis carries:
- a CDS encoding ABC transporter ATP-binding protein → MSGLILENVEKHYGSACAVKDVNLHLPQGKLVCFLGPSGCGKTTLLRMIAGLETLTGGEIRLDGEDIGHTPAHLRNFGMVFQSLALFPHMTVGENIAYPLKLRGVGKAEQRARVAELLEMIQLQAMIDRPVAKLSGGQRQRVAIARAIASHPKILLLDEPLSALDAKLRESMQVEIRQLQQRLNITTIMVTHDQREAMTMADIVVVLGEHRVQQVGTPIEIYRHPANEFVADFIGSGNIFPATALGDGKVVLPGGDALQVPICSSIVVGQKVKMLIRPEDLQLSAPQATAGNRLLGTVTFVRDIGATIETTVECSGVTFTALSTPCQDIGLGIGHPVSVTLPSEACRVLGA
- a CDS encoding AraC family transcriptional regulator, yielding MTSPEHFPAPLDADMEKQRAELATLIRRNTSEDGSYATAIGSLFMSRHSRSHDFAPVLAQPALCIMAQGRKEVRLADEYFNYDPLNYLVVSVSMPLSGRVVNVSPDEPILAVRLDIDPAEITALIADAGPMGVPTRPTGRGLYVERIDSAMLDAVLRLARLLDTPKDIAMLAPLIRREILYRLLRSPQGHRLYEIAIANSQSHRISQAIKWLNGNFEQPLRIDDLAREVNLSVSTLHHRFKAMTAMSPLQYQKQLRLQEARRLMLTEGLEASAAGYRVGYESPSQFSREYSRLFGAPPLRDLARLRLTV
- a CDS encoding putative quinol monooxygenase; this translates as MSKQIPVSHMAFIRARAGRSEELGVRLSALIEPSRAAPGCLNFALQHSQCDPQLWLVSGFWSSQQAMTAYFTSPSMEVFGELVQDLVVNSVDFHTFKEVSAAQALGDCGAPVHKLAG
- a CDS encoding flavin reductase family protein — its product is MPDDIHFYEPANGHGLPHDPFNAIVGPRPIGWISSQDAEGRLNLAPYSFFNAFNYIPPIIGFSSVGRKDSLNNIEQTGEFAWNLATRPLAEQMNQSCAAVGPEVDEFELAGLTTVASKVIAVPRVAESPVSFECKVSQIIQLQRADGETVPSWLILGEVVAVHIAKWLLKDGIYDTAAAEPILRGGGPADYFQLGPQALFKMWRPGAVK